Proteins encoded by one window of Mycolicibacterium cosmeticum:
- a CDS encoding DUF5642 family protein, with protein MPTWMWYHSGVRTMAICLVATVGVTACGSPSDVAPPAPNPGTSSGAPGPVRPAAVARARADLPAGYEVTDITEPVAPVFFWGFKSGWVAQPEHCGELVDPGAGTPVRGWSASGPGGIVYAVVAGPGARAAAPDGCAAWSLTGGHTSATVTPGPAPTIPDAPTVAMSAVATTTVEGGTVTRMHADTVTAYLAGAYIASVTVVTDPGSAQQTLPADTAPHLLAQVVSAVTR; from the coding sequence ATGCCCACGTGGATGTGGTATCACAGCGGCGTGCGCACGATGGCGATATGCCTGGTGGCGACCGTGGGCGTGACGGCATGCGGGTCGCCGTCCGATGTCGCGCCGCCCGCCCCGAACCCGGGGACATCGTCCGGTGCGCCCGGTCCCGTCCGACCCGCGGCGGTCGCCAGGGCCCGGGCCGACCTGCCCGCCGGCTACGAGGTCACCGATATCACCGAACCGGTTGCGCCCGTGTTCTTTTGGGGCTTCAAATCGGGATGGGTGGCGCAACCGGAGCACTGCGGTGAACTTGTCGACCCGGGTGCCGGCACCCCGGTGCGCGGTTGGTCGGCGTCGGGTCCGGGTGGGATCGTCTACGCCGTGGTCGCCGGGCCGGGCGCCCGGGCAGCCGCTCCGGACGGCTGTGCGGCGTGGTCGCTGACGGGTGGGCACACGAGCGCGACGGTGACGCCGGGACCCGCCCCGACGATCCCGGACGCACCGACCGTGGCGATGAGTGCGGTGGCCACCACCACCGTCGAAGGCGGGACGGTCACCCGGATGCACGCCGACACCGTCACCGCGTACCTGGCCGGGGCGTACATCGCCTCCGTCACCGTGGTCACCGATCCCGGATCCGCCCAGCAGACGCTGCCCGCCGATACCGCGCCACACCTGCTGGCACAGGTGGTTTCGGCGGTCACCCGGTGA
- the soxR gene encoding redox-sensitive transcriptional activator SoxR — protein MESHELTPGELAHRSGVAVSALHFYEREGLIASRRTSGNQRRYPRETLRRVAFIRMSQRLGIPLARIREALASLPTDRVPTSKDWAKLSAGWRHDLDERILHLERLRDNLADCIGCGCLSLKTCLLSNPGDMLSQHGPGAAKL, from the coding sequence ATGGAATCCCATGAGCTGACGCCGGGTGAGCTGGCACACCGCAGTGGTGTGGCGGTCTCCGCGTTGCACTTCTACGAGCGCGAAGGACTCATCGCGTCGCGGCGCACCAGCGGCAATCAGCGGCGCTACCCGCGCGAGACGCTGCGCCGGGTGGCGTTCATCCGGATGTCGCAGCGGCTGGGAATCCCGCTGGCGCGGATCCGCGAGGCGCTTGCCTCGTTACCCACCGACCGGGTGCCCACCAGCAAGGACTGGGCCAAACTCTCGGCCGGCTGGCGCCACGACCTCGACGAACGGATCTTGCATCTGGAGCGTCTGCGCGACAACCTGGCCGATTGCATCGGCTGCGGTTGCCTGAGCCTGAAAACCTGCCTGTTGTCCAATCCCGGCGACATGCTCTCGCAACACGGCCCGGGCGCCGCCAAGCTATAG
- the arcA gene encoding arginine deiminase yields MESGQVLGCNSEVGTLKVVILHRPGAELQRLTPRNNDSLLFDGLPWVAKAQEEHDAFAAVLASRGVEVLLLADLLTEALASGAARMHGISAAVDARRLGIPLAQELSSYLRTLDAATLAHVLIAGMTFTELPFAGSELSLVRRMHHGADFVIDPLPNLMFTRDSSFWIGPRMAITSLALPARSRESSLTDLIYAHHPRFLGVRRAYESRSAPVEGGDVLLLRPGVVAVGVGERTTPAGAEALARSLFEDDLAHTVLAVPIAQQRAQMHLDTVCTMVDTDAVVMYPNIVDSLSAFTMHRTLDGGVQIDDERPFVRAAADAMEIDTLRVIDTGLDPVTAEREQWDDGNNTLALAPGVVVAYERNTETNARLADSGIEVLTIAASELGSGRGGPRCMSCPAARDPL; encoded by the coding sequence GTGGAATCGGGCCAAGTGTTGGGATGCAATTCGGAAGTCGGCACCCTGAAGGTTGTCATCCTGCACCGTCCCGGTGCCGAGCTGCAGCGGCTGACCCCACGCAACAACGACAGCCTGTTGTTCGACGGCCTGCCGTGGGTGGCCAAGGCGCAGGAAGAGCACGACGCCTTCGCTGCCGTGCTCGCGTCCCGTGGCGTGGAGGTGCTGCTGCTGGCCGATCTGCTCACCGAGGCGCTGGCCTCGGGCGCGGCCAGGATGCACGGCATCTCCGCAGCCGTCGACGCCCGACGGCTGGGTATCCCGCTGGCGCAAGAACTTTCGTCCTACCTGCGCACGCTGGACGCCGCCACGTTGGCGCACGTGCTGATCGCCGGGATGACGTTCACCGAGTTGCCGTTCGCGGGCAGCGAGCTGTCCCTGGTGCGCCGCATGCACCACGGCGCGGACTTCGTCATCGACCCGCTGCCGAATCTGATGTTCACCAGGGACTCGTCCTTCTGGATCGGACCCAGAATGGCGATCACCTCGCTGGCGCTGCCGGCCCGGTCGCGGGAATCGTCGTTGACCGACTTGATCTACGCGCACCATCCCCGCTTCCTCGGGGTGCGGCGGGCCTACGAGTCGCGTTCCGCACCGGTGGAGGGCGGGGACGTACTGTTGTTGCGGCCCGGGGTGGTGGCGGTCGGGGTGGGGGAGCGCACCACACCGGCGGGAGCGGAAGCCTTGGCGCGCAGCCTGTTCGAGGACGATCTGGCGCACACCGTGCTGGCCGTGCCGATCGCCCAGCAGCGCGCCCAGATGCACCTGGACACCGTGTGCACCATGGTGGACACCGATGCGGTGGTGATGTACCCGAACATTGTCGACTCGCTGTCGGCGTTCACCATGCACCGCACGCTCGACGGCGGGGTGCAGATCGACGACGAGCGCCCCTTCGTCCGGGCCGCGGCCGATGCCATGGAGATCGACACGCTGCGCGTCATCGACACCGGGCTGGATCCGGTGACCGCCGAGCGCGAACAGTGGGATGACGGCAACAACACCCTGGCGCTGGCCCCCGGGGTGGTGGTGGCCTACGAACGCAACACCGAAACCAATGCCCGCCTTGCCGATTCGGGTATCGAGGTGCTCACCATCGCGGCTTCGGAGCTGGGCAGTGGGCGGGGCGGGCCGCGGTGCATGTCCTGCCCGGCGGCGCGTGACCCGCTGTAG
- a CDS encoding DUF5642 family protein, giving the protein MLTPRAAALVACAAALTACSAAKPAAQPDIAHVVDLKSQFGPEFHVTTVAPTGIDPKMLAAQPMPPGVKIAPPDCAKFANGLALPPGVKGNMAATTAEGNGNRFIVIAMETSDPIGFNDPGPACQKVDYAGAGVAGQVQVVESPKIDDAQVLGTHRVVRTMVGGAPRTGELFNYVASFGTFLVMVTANPLVEPNKPVVPVDTGKARDLLTKAVADVRG; this is encoded by the coding sequence ATGCTCACTCCACGAGCGGCCGCCCTCGTGGCCTGTGCTGCCGCACTCACCGCGTGCTCCGCTGCCAAGCCGGCCGCCCAGCCCGATATCGCGCACGTCGTCGATCTGAAGTCCCAGTTCGGACCGGAGTTCCACGTGACCACCGTGGCCCCGACCGGTATCGACCCGAAGATGCTGGCCGCCCAGCCGATGCCGCCGGGAGTCAAGATCGCGCCCCCGGACTGCGCCAAGTTCGCCAACGGGCTGGCCCTGCCGCCGGGGGTGAAGGGCAATATGGCGGCGACGACGGCCGAGGGCAACGGCAACCGGTTCATCGTCATCGCGATGGAGACCTCGGACCCCATCGGCTTCAACGATCCCGGGCCGGCCTGCCAGAAGGTCGACTACGCCGGCGCGGGCGTCGCCGGGCAGGTGCAGGTCGTCGAGTCGCCGAAGATCGACGATGCGCAGGTGCTGGGCACCCATCGGGTGGTGCGCACGATGGTGGGCGGGGCGCCGCGCACCGGGGAACTGTTCAACTACGTGGCCAGTTTCGGCACCTTTCTGGTGATGGTGACCGCCAATCCGCTGGTCGAGCCCAATAAGCCGGTGGTGCCGGTGGACACCGGCAAGGCGCGGGATCTGCTCACCAAGGCCGTGGCCGACGTGCGCGGCTGA
- a CDS encoding LpqN/LpqT family lipoprotein, producing the protein MNWYTTARGLAAVAAALGLALAGCGSDTKSTPASKESTSASATSAPSETAAATPTSAAPTPASGAHYTIVDYIKDNHITETPVKRGDPGTPTLNLPIPEGWADAGAKAPDWAWGQIVFTDPAAGPVPPTVTAVMSKLTGADPAKILEYAPGELQNLPEYEGGNSGKSGKLGGFDAVQVGGSYIKDGQKRMIAQKTVIIPAGQDLFVLQLNAEGTEDQMGPLMDATTAIDDETTITP; encoded by the coding sequence ATGAACTGGTACACCACGGCACGTGGACTGGCGGCGGTCGCGGCGGCGCTCGGGCTCGCCCTGGCCGGCTGCGGTTCGGACACCAAGAGCACGCCCGCGTCCAAAGAAAGCACCAGCGCCTCAGCGACTTCGGCTCCATCCGAGACCGCCGCGGCCACTCCCACCAGCGCCGCGCCCACACCGGCTTCCGGGGCGCACTACACGATCGTCGACTACATCAAGGACAACCACATCACCGAAACGCCGGTCAAGCGAGGCGATCCCGGAACCCCGACGCTGAACCTGCCCATCCCGGAGGGCTGGGCCGACGCCGGGGCCAAGGCGCCCGACTGGGCATGGGGCCAGATCGTGTTCACCGACCCGGCGGCCGGGCCGGTGCCCCCGACGGTCACCGCCGTCATGTCCAAGCTGACCGGCGCCGACCCGGCGAAGATCCTGGAGTACGCCCCCGGTGAATTGCAGAACCTGCCCGAATACGAGGGCGGCAACTCAGGCAAAAGCGGCAAGCTGGGCGGCTTCGACGCCGTGCAGGTGGGCGGCAGTTACATCAAGGACGGGCAGAAACGCATGATCGCCCAGAAGACGGTGATCATCCCGGCCGGCCAGGACCTGTTCGTCCTCCAACTCAACGCCGAGGGCACCGAAGACCAGATGGGTCCGTTGATGGATGCCACCACGGCCATCGACGACGAAACGACGATCACACCATGA
- a CDS encoding alpha-ketoglutarate-dependent dioxygenase AlkB: MSLAVQGSLFDHSERRYLGDGAWIDVRAGWLNGSPEGEDSFFDELLTAIPWRAERRQMYERVLDVPRLVSFHDLTAETAPHPGIAKLRVRLNDIYAGELGERFTTAGLCLYRDGDDSVAWHGDTIGRSSTADTMVAIVSLGARRVFAMRPRTGGRSLRLPQAHGDLLVMGGSCQRTWEHAVPKTARPVGPRISIQFRPRDVR; encoded by the coding sequence GTGTCTCTGGCCGTTCAGGGGTCGCTTTTCGACCACTCGGAGCGTCGCTACCTGGGCGACGGCGCCTGGATCGACGTCCGGGCCGGCTGGCTCAACGGGTCGCCGGAGGGCGAGGACAGCTTCTTCGACGAGCTGCTGACGGCCATCCCGTGGCGGGCCGAACGCCGGCAGATGTACGAGCGGGTGCTCGACGTGCCCCGGCTGGTGAGTTTTCACGACCTCACCGCCGAAACCGCCCCGCACCCCGGCATCGCCAAGCTGCGGGTCCGGCTCAACGACATCTACGCCGGTGAACTGGGTGAGCGCTTCACCACCGCCGGACTGTGCCTCTACCGCGACGGTGACGACAGCGTGGCCTGGCACGGCGACACCATCGGCCGCAGCAGCACCGCCGACACCATGGTGGCCATCGTCAGCCTGGGTGCGCGACGGGTTTTCGCGATGCGGCCCCGCACCGGCGGACGCAGCCTGCGGTTGCCGCAGGCCCACGGTGACCTGCTGGTGATGGGCGGATCCTGTCAGCGCACCTGGGAGCACGCCGTGCCCAAGACCGCCCGGCCGGTGGGACCGCGGATCAGCATCCAGTTCCGGCCGCGCGACGTGCGGTAG
- a CDS encoding cryptochrome/photolyase family protein, with product MPTLLWFRRDLRLHDLPALLDAAEPDGEVLACYVLDPRLKASSGPRRLQYLYDALRDLNDRLDGRLLVTQGWPEKRIPALVKQIGAAAVHVSGDYSPFGKRRDAAVRQALGEVPLEESGSPYLVSPGRVTKDDGTPYKVFTPFFRAWTGHGWRAPAKTGPASARWIDPAGLTGGVDIPAGPAELELPAGETAARTAWKRFVADGLTDYAEDRNRPDRDASSRMSAHLKFGAIHPRTMAADLGKSQGAQAYLRELAFRDFYADVLHHWPRSAWWNWNATFDAIAVDEDAEARKRFEVWKSGETGFPIVDAGMRQLAATGFMHNRVRMITASFLVKDLHLPWQWGARWFLDQLVDGDMASNQHGWQWAAGCGTDAAPYFRVFNPDTQGKKFDPDEVYVRRWVPEYGSPDYPAPMVDHKAERAEALRRYDGIR from the coding sequence ATGCCTACGCTGCTGTGGTTTCGGCGCGACCTGCGCTTGCACGATCTGCCTGCCCTGCTGGACGCCGCCGAGCCCGACGGTGAGGTGTTGGCCTGCTACGTGCTGGATCCCCGGCTGAAAGCCAGCTCGGGTCCGCGCCGGCTGCAGTACCTGTACGACGCGCTGCGCGACCTGAACGACCGGCTCGACGGCCGGCTGCTGGTCACCCAGGGCTGGCCCGAGAAGCGGATCCCGGCCCTGGTCAAGCAGATCGGTGCCGCCGCGGTGCACGTGTCGGGCGACTACTCGCCGTTCGGGAAGCGCCGCGACGCCGCGGTGCGACAGGCCCTGGGTGAGGTGCCGCTGGAGGAGTCGGGCTCACCGTATCTGGTGTCCCCGGGACGCGTCACCAAGGACGACGGCACCCCGTACAAGGTGTTCACCCCGTTCTTCCGGGCGTGGACCGGGCACGGGTGGCGTGCACCGGCCAAGACCGGGCCCGCGTCGGCCCGCTGGATCGACCCGGCCGGGCTGACCGGCGGTGTGGACATCCCGGCCGGCCCCGCCGAGCTCGAGCTGCCGGCCGGAGAGACAGCGGCGCGCACGGCGTGGAAGCGCTTCGTGGCCGACGGGCTCACCGATTACGCGGAGGACCGCAACCGCCCGGACCGCGACGCGAGCAGCCGGATGTCGGCGCACCTCAAATTCGGCGCCATCCATCCCCGCACCATGGCCGCCGATCTCGGGAAAAGCCAAGGGGCCCAAGCCTATCTACGTGAGCTGGCGTTCCGGGATTTCTACGCCGACGTGCTGCATCACTGGCCGCGCAGCGCGTGGTGGAACTGGAACGCCACCTTCGACGCGATCGCCGTCGACGAGGACGCCGAGGCGCGCAAGCGGTTCGAGGTGTGGAAATCGGGCGAGACGGGCTTCCCGATCGTCGACGCCGGGATGCGTCAGCTCGCCGCCACCGGATTCATGCACAACAGGGTGCGGATGATCACCGCGTCGTTCCTGGTGAAGGATCTGCACCTGCCGTGGCAGTGGGGCGCGCGGTGGTTCCTGGACCAACTGGTCGACGGCGACATGGCCAGCAATCAGCACGGCTGGCAGTGGGCGGCCGGCTGCGGCACCGACGCCGCCCCGTACTTCCGGGTGTTCAACCCCGATACCCAGGGCAAGAAGTTCGACCCCGACGAGGTCTATGTGCGGCGCTGGGTGCCGGAATACGGCAGCCCCGACTACCCGGCGCCGATGGTGGACCACAAGGCCGAGCGGGCCGAGGCGTTGCGGCGGTACGACGGGATTCGGTGA